One genomic segment of Francisella persica ATCC VR-331 includes these proteins:
- a CDS encoding sterol desaturase family protein: MNVTKFKKLLSTGYWSDFYIYPLAAIVFFIYGSKLLNFNLKIIPIWFLVGIVLGSFIEYFIHRVIFHHCPVFKELHQLHHDKPIELIGNPTYVSLQVYIICVFLPLCFILNLAYASVIFSAFLLDLLFYFIIHHTTHHVRSKKGSILHWYKRYHAIHHRNPNVNFSVAFPIWDIVFQTKEKQKD; encoded by the coding sequence ATGAACGTTACTAAGTTTAAGAAGCTCCTTAGTACTGGCTATTGGAGTGATTTTTATATTTATCCTTTAGCTGCTATAGTTTTTTTTATCTATGGTTCTAAATTACTTAATTTTAACCTAAAAATTATACCGATATGGTTTTTAGTTGGTATTGTTCTTGGTTCATTTATTGAATATTTTATTCATAGAGTTATTTTTCATCACTGTCCTGTATTTAAAGAACTACACCAATTACATCATGATAAACCCATTGAGCTTATAGGAAATCCTACTTATGTGTCTTTACAGGTATATATAATTTGTGTTTTTTTACCGTTATGTTTTATATTAAATCTAGCGTATGCTAGTGTTATCTTTAGTGCATTTTTATTAGACTTACTTTTTTATTTTATAATTCATCATACTACACATCATGTTAGATCTAAGAAAGGTTCAATATTACATTGGTACAAAAGATACCATGCAATCCATCATAGGAATCCTAATGTGAATTTTTCGGTAGCTTTTCCCATCTGGGATATAGTTTTTCAGACTAAAGAAAAACAAAAAGATTAA
- the fmt gene encoding methionyl-tRNA formyltransferase — MKKLNIIFAGTPDISAQVLKDLYQSQHNLQAVLTQPDRAKGRGKKVQFSPVKEVALANDTPVFQPLSLKKNHKVLKQIKELKPDVIVVIAYGIIVPQEFLDIPKYLCLNIHVSLLPKWRGAAPIQRAIQAGDTKTGVCIIQMDTGLDTGDILNTLEIEIQDTDTSQTLHDKFAKLSIKLLLETLEKIETIKPQPQQGEPSYAHKITKQDGLIDFKKSAWQISCHIRAFTPWPAAFFILDEESVKIGGFEILEQYVDDKQAGTIVDISKNGFDIATSDKIIRFKQLKFPNKKMLNIVDILNGKDLDKYIGYKLG, encoded by the coding sequence ATGAAAAAACTAAATATAATTTTTGCTGGAACACCTGATATTTCAGCGCAAGTTCTAAAAGATTTATATCAATCACAACATAATCTCCAAGCTGTACTTACACAACCAGATAGAGCAAAAGGTCGTGGTAAAAAAGTACAGTTCTCACCTGTTAAAGAAGTTGCACTAGCAAATGATACGCCAGTGTTTCAACCATTATCTTTAAAAAAAAATCATAAAGTGCTCAAGCAAATTAAAGAGCTAAAACCAGATGTAATAGTTGTAATAGCTTATGGAATTATTGTTCCACAAGAGTTTTTAGATATACCAAAATATCTATGCTTAAATATTCATGTATCGCTACTACCTAAATGGCGTGGAGCTGCACCTATTCAAAGAGCTATCCAAGCTGGGGATACAAAGACAGGTGTCTGTATAATACAAATGGATACTGGGCTTGATACTGGAGATATTCTAAATACTTTAGAAATTGAAATACAAGATACAGATACTTCTCAAACATTACATGATAAATTTGCTAAATTATCAATTAAGCTATTACTTGAAACACTAGAAAAGATTGAAACAATTAAACCACAACCACAACAAGGCGAGCCTAGTTATGCTCATAAGATTACTAAGCAAGATGGATTAATTGATTTTAAAAAATCAGCGTGGCAAATTAGTTGTCATATTAGAGCATTTACACCATGGCCTGCAGCATTTTTTATCTTAGATGAAGAGTCAGTAAAAATTGGTGGTTTTGAGATACTTGAGCAATATGTTGATGACAAACAAGCAGGTACAATTGTAGATATTAGTAAAAATGGCTTTGATATTGCGACAAGTGACAAAATTATAAGATTTAAACAACTAAAATTTCCTAACAAAAAAATGCTTAATATTGTAGATATTTTAAATGGTAAAGATTTAGATAAATATATTGGATACAAACTAGGATAA
- the gshB gene encoding glutathione synthase, translated as MKIGFIIDNLNSFNISKDSTYMMLQAAQDKGWEIYTFYLNDLSIINGKLKGDALRIKIYKAKQSWYEILSQRHDFSLLDLDCIFMRKDPPFNMEYIYVTYMLDLAKKNDVLVVNNPQALRDFNEKIAITNYPKFAPCTLITRNYKQINEFYTKHKDIIVKPLDGMGGSSIFRIKGSDKNKNVILETITQHQSRYIMVQDYQKAIKDGDKRILIVNGEPIKYLLARVPSNSDNRGNLAAGATAEVRELQDSDYKIAKKVAKKLKKKGVMFAGIDVIGDKLTEVNITSPTGIQEIYKATKINAASLLMQAVEKKINKMRQEYKNGE; from the coding sequence ATGAAAATTGGATTTATAATAGATAATTTAAACTCTTTTAATATCTCAAAAGATAGCACTTATATGATGCTACAGGCAGCTCAAGATAAAGGCTGGGAGATTTATACCTTTTATCTTAATGATTTATCAATAATTAATGGTAAACTAAAAGGTGATGCACTTAGGATAAAAATTTATAAAGCAAAACAATCTTGGTATGAGATTTTATCACAACGTCATGATTTTTCATTATTAGATTTAGATTGTATATTTATGCGTAAAGATCCACCATTTAATATGGAATATATTTATGTAACTTATATGCTTGATTTAGCCAAAAAAAATGATGTTTTAGTGGTCAATAATCCTCAAGCACTTAGAGATTTTAACGAAAAAATAGCTATTACAAATTATCCTAAATTTGCACCTTGTACTTTGATCACCAGAAACTATAAACAGATTAATGAGTTTTATACAAAGCATAAAGATATCATTGTCAAACCTCTAGATGGTATGGGTGGTAGTTCTATCTTTAGAATTAAAGGTAGTGATAAAAACAAAAATGTAATACTAGAAACAATTACACAGCATCAAAGCCGTTATATAATGGTTCAAGATTACCAAAAAGCTATCAAAGACGGTGATAAGAGAATTCTCATAGTTAATGGTGAACCAATTAAGTATCTCTTAGCTAGAGTTCCTAGTAATAGCGATAATCGTGGTAATCTTGCAGCTGGGGCTACAGCAGAGGTTAGAGAACTTCAAGATAGCGACTATAAGATAGCCAAAAAGGTTGCCAAAAAGCTCAAAAAAAAAGGAGTGATGTTTGCTGGCATTGATGTAATTGGTGATAAATTAACTGAAGTTAATATTACTAGTCCTACTGGTATCCAAGAGATATACAAAGCTACAAAAATAAATGCTGCTAGTTTATTAATGCAAGCAGTTGAGAAAAAAATAAATAAGATGAGACAGGAATACAAAAATGGAGAATAA
- the hemL gene encoding glutamate-1-semialdehyde 2,1-aminomutase, whose translation MENKLNSQSLFVEAQQYIPGGVNSPVRAFKSVGQDFPRFIKSAKGAYLYDVDWNKYIDYIGSWGPMILGHGDDDVLAAIQCQLKNGLSYGAPCKQEVELAKKIIELMPNIEQVRFVNSGTEATMSAIRVARAYTSRNKIIKFEGCYHGHADEFLVAAGSSALSLGQPNSPGVPEDVVKDTLVASFNDIESIQALFEKYKDEIACIIVEPIAGNMNMIFPRDDFLAKLRTICDENNSLLIFDEVMTGFRVALGGVQSIYNVKPDLTTLGKVIGGGMPVGAFGGRKEIMQKVSPAGPVYQAGTLSGNPIAMAAGIKTLEKISQQGFFDELGAKAQKLVDGLNEAAKAYDFNFHAKCLGGMFGLFFCSDKVAVNTFVDLGKTNLKIFNKFFAYMLDNGVYLAPSAYEAGFISIAHSDEDIKKTIFLAKDFFQENS comes from the coding sequence ATGGAGAATAAATTAAACTCTCAAAGTTTATTCGTAGAGGCACAACAATATATACCAGGTGGAGTAAACTCTCCAGTTAGAGCGTTTAAAAGTGTTGGTCAAGACTTCCCAAGGTTTATAAAGTCTGCAAAAGGCGCTTATCTATATGATGTTGATTGGAACAAGTATATAGACTATATCGGATCATGGGGACCAATGATTCTAGGTCATGGAGATGATGATGTCCTAGCAGCAATACAGTGTCAACTTAAAAATGGTCTAAGCTATGGAGCACCTTGTAAGCAAGAAGTTGAGCTTGCTAAAAAGATAATTGAGCTTATGCCAAATATTGAGCAAGTAAGGTTTGTAAACTCTGGTACAGAGGCAACTATGAGTGCGATTAGAGTTGCAAGAGCATATACTAGCAGAAACAAGATTATTAAATTTGAAGGATGCTATCATGGTCATGCTGATGAGTTCCTTGTAGCGGCTGGTTCTAGCGCGCTATCTTTGGGTCAACCAAATTCTCCAGGAGTGCCTGAAGATGTAGTCAAAGATACTTTAGTAGCTAGTTTTAATGATATTGAGTCTATCCAAGCTCTTTTTGAAAAATATAAAGATGAAATTGCTTGTATTATCGTTGAGCCTATAGCTGGTAATATGAATATGATTTTCCCACGAGATGATTTCTTAGCTAAGCTTAGAACTATTTGTGATGAAAATAATAGTTTACTTATATTTGATGAGGTTATGACTGGCTTTAGAGTTGCTTTAGGTGGTGTTCAGAGTATTTATAATGTTAAACCAGATTTGACAACTTTGGGTAAAGTGATTGGTGGCGGTATGCCAGTAGGGGCTTTTGGTGGGCGTAAGGAGATTATGCAAAAAGTTTCTCCAGCTGGACCAGTATACCAAGCAGGTACACTGTCTGGAAACCCTATTGCAATGGCAGCAGGAATCAAAACTTTAGAAAAAATCTCACAACAAGGTTTCTTTGATGAACTAGGAGCTAAAGCACAAAAGTTAGTTGATGGTTTAAATGAGGCAGCTAAAGCCTATGATTTTAACTTTCATGCGAAATGCTTAGGTGGAATGTTTGGTTTATTTTTCTGTAGTGACAAAGTCGCAGTAAATACATTTGTAGATTTAGGCAAAACAAATCTTAAAATATTTAATAAATTCTTTGCATATATGCTTGATAATGGTGTATATCTAGCCCCATCAGCTTATGAAGCAGGTTTTATCTCGATAGCTCATAGTGACGAAGATATCAAAAAAACTATTTTTCTTGCTAAAGATTTCTTTCAAGAGAATTCATGA
- a CDS encoding glycoside hydrolase family 3 protein, which produces MSTNSNIIKKLGQLIMMDFRYWSEDSTKQPIPFVKTNQTINRIFKDYNLGGFILFRENIQDNQQTISLLRELQANNAIPLFFATDQEGGQVNRLQQGTSGCGNMALAATNNPNNSYTMAKLIGDELYSLGININFAPAVDINSNKNNPIIGVRSYSDNSEVVTKYARNAIAGYHDAKIIDCVKHFPGHGDTSTDSHLDNVILSKNLNSLETTELLPFRKLTNICSMVMTAHISVPVIDDTQYKSISTGKNIYVPATLSYKIITELLKQQIGFDGLVISDAMDMHAITKHFGTIEATKLAILAGVDIVLMPVRVWSEKDIYILEDLFSELKKEYAKNVKFARAVDKAYDNIISFKKQHKLEQNLIFKISKKEQLKLADQIVNSCEHQKIALDIAKQSTTVVKNSGIIPCKLSKLQNILIIDTDNQRLAGFCNELQKVVINNSSNANITCENINNENIENSIKNADVILLVSANLREYSYKYSYLTSIKPKQTINIAAITPYDINYIDNIKNYICIYGSTSMDQTNYTKTSLKVNIQAALENIFDDKKIIGKLPVKI; this is translated from the coding sequence ATGTCTACAAACTCAAATATCATAAAAAAATTAGGTCAACTAATTATGATGGATTTTCGCTATTGGAGTGAAGATTCAACTAAACAACCTATCCCATTTGTAAAAACAAATCAAACAATCAATAGAATTTTTAAAGATTATAATTTAGGTGGATTTATTCTTTTTAGAGAAAATATACAAGATAACCAACAAACCATCTCTTTATTGAGAGAGTTACAAGCAAACAATGCTATACCTCTATTTTTCGCTACTGATCAAGAAGGTGGCCAAGTAAATCGTCTTCAACAAGGTACTAGTGGTTGCGGTAATATGGCATTAGCAGCAACTAATAATCCTAATAATTCTTACACCATGGCTAAGTTAATTGGAGATGAATTATATTCTTTGGGTATAAATATCAACTTTGCACCTGCTGTCGATATTAATTCAAACAAAAATAATCCAATTATTGGCGTAAGATCATACTCTGATAATTCAGAAGTAGTTACTAAGTATGCGAGAAATGCTATAGCTGGTTACCATGATGCTAAAATTATAGATTGTGTTAAACATTTCCCTGGTCATGGTGATACCTCGACAGATAGTCATTTAGATAATGTAATCTTATCTAAGAATCTTAATAGTTTAGAAACTACAGAGTTATTACCTTTTAGAAAACTTACTAATATCTGTAGTATGGTTATGACCGCACATATAAGTGTACCAGTCATAGATGACACTCAGTACAAATCAATATCAACTGGTAAAAATATTTATGTGCCAGCTACGCTATCTTATAAAATAATTACAGAACTTCTAAAACAACAAATAGGGTTTGATGGGCTAGTAATATCAGATGCTATGGATATGCATGCTATTACTAAACATTTTGGCACTATTGAAGCAACAAAATTAGCAATATTGGCAGGTGTAGATATTGTACTTATGCCAGTTCGGGTATGGTCAGAAAAAGATATTTATATATTAGAAGATCTTTTTAGCGAGCTAAAAAAAGAATATGCTAAAAATGTTAAATTTGCTAGAGCAGTTGATAAGGCTTATGACAATATTATCAGCTTTAAAAAACAACATAAACTTGAGCAAAATTTGATATTTAAAATATCAAAGAAAGAGCAGCTTAAGCTAGCAGATCAAATAGTTAACTCTTGTGAACATCAAAAAATAGCTTTAGATATAGCTAAACAAAGTACAACTGTAGTTAAAAATTCAGGAATTATTCCATGTAAACTTAGCAAGCTACAAAATATCTTAATTATCGATACAGACAATCAACGTTTAGCAGGCTTTTGTAATGAATTACAAAAAGTAGTAATAAATAATAGCTCAAATGCCAATATTACCTGCGAAAATATTAATAATGAAAATATTGAAAATAGCATTAAAAATGCTGATGTAATTTTACTAGTTTCAGCAAATTTGCGTGAGTATAGTTATAAATATAGTTATCTAACTTCTATAAAGCCAAAGCAAACTATAAATATCGCGGCAATTACTCCTTATGATATCAACTATATTGATAATATAAAAAATTATATTTGTATATATGGCTCGACCTCTATGGATCAAACCAATTATACAAAGACATCACTAAAAGTTAATATCCAAGCTGCATTAGAAAATATTTTTGATGATAAAAAAATAATAGGAAAACTGCCTGTTAAAATTTAG
- a CDS encoding HTH domain-containing protein — translation MILDDKKYVSGEDIVQKLGISREAISKNIKALKDNYQITLSSNLRVDYLEEKLDLVKIDDLAKAFKNVNYFFTL, via the coding sequence ATAATTTTAGATGATAAAAAATATGTAAGTGGTGAGGATATTGTCCAAAAGTTAGGTATATCTAGAGAAGCTATTTCAAAAAATATCAAAGCACTTAAAGACAACTATCAAATAACATTATCATCTAACTTAAGAGTTGATTATCTAGAAGAAAAATTAGATCTAGTAAAAATAGATGATTTAGCTAAGGCTTTTAAAAACGTAAACTATTTTTTTACTCTGTAG
- the bioD gene encoding dethiobiotin synthase — MKKFFIIGTDTEVGKTYISTKLIKAYESQYIKSLCLKPVASGKSQFSNLCEDVENILKAYDNKFSAQKINLISFEQAVAPHIIATKMGTDISITKLKQFIEDRYNNDLDIILIEAVGGLLTPYSNQLTQLDLIKALQIPVILVSAIKVGCINHTLLTINELNRHNIRLVAWIANCSTQNIEFIDEQIKTIEELSKHKCSAKIAQNTDYLNFIELANMLVSPDENE; from the coding sequence ATGAAAAAATTTTTTATTATTGGTACAGATACAGAAGTAGGCAAAACTTATATCTCAACTAAGCTTATAAAAGCCTATGAGTCACAGTATATCAAATCACTTTGTTTAAAACCTGTAGCGTCTGGTAAAAGTCAATTTTCAAACCTTTGTGAAGATGTAGAAAATATCTTAAAAGCTTATGATAATAAATTTTCAGCACAGAAAATAAACTTAATATCATTTGAACAAGCTGTTGCTCCTCACATAATCGCAACAAAAATGGGAACAGATATTTCTATTACAAAGCTTAAACAGTTTATCGAGGATAGATATAATAACGATCTAGATATTATCCTTATTGAGGCTGTTGGTGGGCTACTAACTCCATATTCAAATCAACTAACTCAACTTGATTTGATAAAGGCACTTCAAATACCAGTAATACTTGTATCAGCTATCAAAGTTGGTTGTATTAATCATACGTTACTGACAATTAATGAGCTTAATAGACACAATATCAGACTAGTAGCTTGGATAGCTAATTGTAGTACTCAGAACATTGAATTTATTGATGAGCAAATAAAAACCATAGAAGAGTTATCAAAGCATAAATGTAGTGCAAAAATAGCGCAAAATACTGACTATTTAAATTTTATAGAATTAGCTAATATGCTAGTATCTCCTGACGAAAATGAGTGA
- a CDS encoding SDR family NAD(P)-dependent oxidoreductase: MYFTNEEQVKSRVDETVKKIGRINTVINNTGIQIISPIVDFSVSAWRKLFDIIRYLFSNSSSYETYD; this comes from the coding sequence ATGTATTTCACAAATGAAGAGCAAGTAAAATCAAGAGTAGATGAAACTGTCAAAAAAATTGGGCGTATTAATACAGTTATTAATAACACAGGTATTCAGATAATCTCACCTATTGTTGACTTTAGTGTTTCAGCGTGGAGAAAATTGTTTGATATCATAAGGTACTTATTTAGTAACTCAAGCAGCTATGAGACATATGATTGA
- the fvfA gene encoding Francisella virulence factor A has translation MGRFQQNLMYAVILVVLFAVYVYFFTSNNEAETKGVYLPKYSAELPPTDPSQVRVYNLQYQNDTQGNIGQVRTSTHVSNEEDFQKLCYKDLKEAIKLAAQHGAHEIKYICLYPEGQINELSSVQLRGYTFRD, from the coding sequence ATGGGACGATTTCAACAAAATCTAATGTATGCTGTTATCTTAGTAGTACTTTTTGCAGTCTACGTGTATTTTTTTACTTCTAACAATGAAGCTGAAACAAAAGGAGTTTATCTACCTAAATACAGTGCTGAATTGCCACCAACAGATCCAAGTCAAGTCAGAGTCTATAACTTACAATATCAAAATGATACACAAGGAAATATTGGCCAAGTTAGAACATCAACTCATGTCAGTAATGAAGAAGATTTTCAAAAACTTTGTTATAAAGATCTTAAAGAAGCTATAAAACTAGCAGCACAACATGGTGCTCATGAGATCAAATATATTTGTCTCTATCCGGAAGGGCAAATCAATGAGTTAAGTAGTGTTCAATTACGTGGATACACTTTTAGAGATTAA